A stretch of Dermochelys coriacea isolate rDerCor1 chromosome 6, rDerCor1.pri.v4, whole genome shotgun sequence DNA encodes these proteins:
- the LOC122460750 gene encoding natural cytotoxicity triggering receptor 3 ligand 1-like, translated as MAPHGGVRDQTLLVSWYFQDERVAELDGISISIRVGTILFSQQQGHTQAPLLLPGVTLADQGRYRCSVRYAGQHGEGKVQVQVAALPRVEVPSPVVQREEDSVLVCCVRGFYPQHIAVSWLRDGRELNASFISAARRGHRDETFSLVTVYRFTPTEQDLGALLSCRAWHPLLNQSRQADFRIAFRDGGANDGAGDGADLGPPVSEVPVGSGGDLLAEQIGGSHCCLQHHDSPSRSAVCASSTPLGLWASRAPASQQPLPALTAPGSD; from the exons ATGGCGCCGCACGGTGGGGTGAGGGACCAGACGCTGCTGGTCAGCTGGTACTTCCAGGACGAGAGAGTGGCGGAGTTGGACGGCATCTCCATCAGCATCCGGGTGGGCACCATCCTGTTCTCCCAgcagcagggacacacccaggCCCCACTGCTCCTGCCCGGCGTCACGCTGGCCGACCAGGGCCGCTACCGCTGCTCCGTGCGCTACGCTGGGCAGCACGGGGAGGGGAAGGTCCAGGTGCAAGTTGCAG CGCTGCCGCGGGTCGAGGTGCCCAGCCCCGTGGTGCAGAGGGAGGAGGACAGTGTCCTGGTGTGCTGCGTGCGGGGGTTTTATCCCCAGCACATCGCAGTGTCCTGGCTCCGGGACGGGCGGGAGCTAAACGCCTCCTTCATCTCTGCCGCGCGCCGGGGGCACCGGGACGAGACCTTCAGCCTGGTGACCGTCTACAGATTCACCCCCACGGAGCAGGATCTGGGGGCGCTCTTATCCTGCCGGGCATGGCACCCCCTGCTGAACCAGTCCCGCCAGGCTGACTTCCGGATCGCCTTCAGGG ATGGTGGAGCAAATGATGGAGCAGGCGACGGAGCAGATCTGGGACCCCCTGTGTCAGAAGTTCCAGTGGGCTCGGGAGGCGATCTCCTCGCGGAGCAGATAGGAGGATcccactgctgcctgcagcaccatGACTCTCCATCCCGCAGCGCTGTCTGTGCCTCCAGCACCCCCCTCGGCCTGTGGGCATCCCGTGCTCCGGCCTCCCAGCAGCCACTTCCTGCCCTTACTGCTCCGGGGAGTGACTGA